The following proteins come from a genomic window of Plectropomus leopardus isolate mb unplaced genomic scaffold, YSFRI_Pleo_2.0 unplaced_scaffold92051, whole genome shotgun sequence:
- the LOC121940661 gene encoding histone-lysine N-methyltransferase SETDB2-like produces the protein MPQSAPPFWGQNPLKVPLLCGFKRLSAVPMMSSRVDGEGADPAVSEDGMEDSVEDWDVVYKAPCGQSLRNHDDVIRFLLATESYDILQ, from the coding sequence ATGCCTCAGTCCGCCCCTCCGTTCTGGGGTCAGAACCCCCTGAAGGTCCCGCTGCTCTGCGGCTTTAAGAGGCTGAGCGCCGTGCCCATGATGTCATCGAGAGTGGACGGCGAGGGGGCGGACCCTGCCGTAAGTGAGGATGGGATGGAGGACAGTGTGGAGGACTGGGACGTCGTCTACAAAGCCCCATGTGGACAGAGTCTCCGTAACCATGACGACGTGATACGTTTCCTGTTGGCCACTGAGAGCTACGACATCCTGCAG